The uncultured Methanomethylovorans sp. genome contains a region encoding:
- a CDS encoding glycosyltransferase family 2 protein, translating to MTIVAVIPAYNEEVYLRDVIKKARSYVDDIIVVDDGSDDATSFIATSMDTKLIRHEKTLGRAEALKTGFQAAYKVKPKIIVTIYPNGCHNPDDIPRLLEPIFWLQSDVVTGEFKGHECMPVILIDKNGKKQQAVIGEACDFSESQYVGFSAFSSNTFDVLKFDGAKVPVEFSLLKDVQDAGLDVKTVQVAMFASSEHSSLYAKRIGVVIPAYNEEKLIKVTVDGIPPYISRIYVINDSSTDSTAKVLESIKDSRLYVITHETNQGVGAAILHGYKRALKENMDIVVVMGGDNQMNPDQLPKLLLPIVQGKADYTKGNRLLSKEFRGGMSKWRLLGNSILTMINKISSGYWHIMDPQNGYTAISRKALSGIDIDTLFTYYGYCNDMLVKLNTFGFRTMDITMPARYGQEKSSIKYSKFMFRVSRMLFRKFLWRLKMKYVILDFHPLVFFYALGMILVPIGVLFGMYIAVAKLVLGWPVSPNSPLLDALFLITGIQFILFAMLFDMQESDKCMRDGEIETKNGAWN from the coding sequence TTGACCATAGTTGCTGTAATTCCTGCTTACAATGAAGAAGTATATCTAAGGGATGTCATTAAGAAAGCGAGATCTTATGTTGATGACATTATAGTTGTGGATGATGGTAGTGATGATGCCACATCTTTTATTGCCACTAGCATGGATACTAAGCTTATTCGCCATGAGAAGACTCTTGGTAGGGCAGAAGCTTTAAAAACTGGTTTTCAGGCAGCTTACAAAGTTAAGCCAAAGATCATTGTAACGATCTATCCAAACGGCTGTCATAATCCCGATGATATTCCCAGGCTTCTTGAACCTATATTCTGGTTACAATCTGATGTTGTTACCGGTGAGTTCAAGGGGCATGAATGTATGCCTGTTATCCTTATCGATAAAAATGGTAAAAAGCAACAGGCAGTTATAGGGGAAGCGTGTGACTTTTCAGAAAGCCAATATGTGGGATTCAGTGCATTCTCATCCAATACTTTTGATGTTCTTAAGTTCGATGGAGCAAAAGTTCCAGTTGAGTTTTCTTTGCTTAAAGATGTACAAGATGCAGGACTTGACGTAAAAACAGTTCAAGTAGCGATGTTTGCCAGTAGCGAACATTCTTCTTTATACGCAAAGAGGATTGGCGTAGTCATCCCTGCTTATAATGAAGAAAAACTCATTAAAGTAACTGTTGATGGTATCCCCCCATATATATCTAGGATTTATGTGATTAATGATTCAAGCACAGATTCCACTGCAAAAGTGCTGGAATCCATAAAGGACTCTCGTTTGTATGTGATTACGCATGAGACTAATCAAGGAGTCGGGGCAGCTATTCTACATGGATACAAACGAGCTCTAAAAGAAAACATGGACATAGTAGTGGTTATGGGCGGAGATAACCAAATGAACCCTGATCAACTTCCAAAATTACTTTTACCAATAGTTCAGGGTAAAGCCGACTATACCAAAGGCAATCGACTCTTGAGCAAAGAGTTTAGGGGTGGTATGAGTAAATGGCGGTTGCTTGGAAATTCCATTCTTACTATGATCAATAAGATAAGCAGTGGCTACTGGCACATAATGGATCCCCAGAACGGTTATACGGCCATCTCTCGAAAAGCCCTTTCTGGCATTGATATAGATACTCTTTTCACTTACTATGGCTACTGTAACGATATGCTTGTGAAACTCAATACCTTTGGATTTCGCACAATGGATATTACAATGCCAGCTCGTTACGGTCAGGAAAAATCTTCTATCAAGTATAGCAAATTCATGTTCCGTGTTTCTCGTATGCTTTTTAGGAAATTCCTGTGGCGTCTAAAGATGAAGTACGTGATATTAGACTTCCATCCTCTAGTGTTCTTCTATGCTCTTGGAATGATACTTGTACCTATAGGCGTACTATTTGGAATGTACATAGCTGTTGCCAAATTAGTCCTTGGTTGGCCAGTATCGCCAAATTCTCCACTACTGGATGCGTTGTTCCTAATTACCGGAATACAGTTTATACTATTTGCTATGTTGTTTGATATGCAGGAGTCTGACAAATGCATGCGAGATGGTGAGATAGAAACCAAGAATGGAGCCTGGAACTAA
- a CDS encoding transcriptional regulator, producing MKLPCQTIVWDVLPAIRAAIAEELVNIGVSQQETARLLDIVPSAISQYLSKKRGYRIEFEDDIKMTIRSVAEDLSKGKVENLSQRICGICTMLRETDSCCNSSCKNE from the coding sequence ATGAAATTACCTTGCCAAACTATAGTATGGGATGTGCTGCCAGCAATAAGGGCAGCTATAGCTGAAGAGCTTGTAAATATTGGTGTGTCCCAACAGGAAACTGCCCGGCTGCTGGATATAGTTCCATCTGCAATTTCTCAATACCTTTCGAAGAAGAGAGGATACAGGATCGAATTCGAAGATGATATTAAAATGACTATAAGATCAGTTGCAGAAGATTTGAGTAAGGGAAAAGTTGAAAACCTCTCCCAGCGTATATGTGGTATTTGCACAATGTTACGTGAAACAGATTCTTGTTGTAATTCAAGTTGTAAGAACGAGTAA
- a CDS encoding NAD-dependent epimerase/dehydratase family protein: MILESAKKILVTGGAGFIGSHVVDRLLADGHYVVVFDNMTSGKMEFIAHHLNNPYFKFIKGDMLQPDQVIEACDDVEMVFHLAANPDVRIGVSNTRIHFDQNILATYNLLDAMNKQGVQKIAFTSSSTIYGEANEIPTPEYYGPLMPISMYGASKLACEAMITAYCHTFDIKSWIFRFANIIGDRGTHGIIVDFINKLKKDNLHLEILGDGRQSKSYLHVRECVDAMMFIINKGTDQSNIFNIGSEDTISATRIGQIVAAEMSLEPKFEYTGGSQGWKGDVPKMMLSIEKLKELGWNPEMGSEAYVKETVNSLLLEIE; the protein is encoded by the coding sequence ATGATATTGGAATCAGCTAAAAAAATACTTGTTACAGGTGGTGCTGGATTTATTGGAAGTCATGTTGTGGACAGGCTTCTTGCCGATGGACATTATGTAGTGGTTTTTGACAATATGACTTCAGGCAAAATGGAGTTTATTGCTCATCATTTGAATAACCCGTATTTCAAGTTCATTAAAGGAGACATGCTCCAACCTGATCAGGTAATCGAGGCATGTGATGATGTGGAGATGGTCTTTCACCTTGCAGCCAACCCTGATGTAAGGATTGGAGTTTCTAACACCAGAATTCATTTTGATCAAAATATTCTGGCCACATACAACCTTCTTGATGCCATGAACAAGCAAGGAGTACAAAAAATAGCCTTTACCTCATCTTCTACCATTTACGGTGAAGCAAATGAAATTCCAACCCCCGAATACTATGGCCCACTAATGCCAATTTCCATGTACGGAGCATCTAAACTTGCCTGTGAAGCAATGATTACAGCCTATTGTCATACTTTTGATATAAAATCCTGGATCTTCCGTTTTGCAAACATAATAGGTGACAGAGGTACTCATGGCATTATTGTTGATTTTATCAATAAGCTGAAAAAGGATAATTTACATTTAGAGATCCTAGGGGATGGCAGGCAATCAAAATCTTACCTCCATGTACGAGAATGCGTGGATGCTATGATGTTCATAATCAATAAAGGCACTGACCAGTCCAATATTTTCAATATTGGTTCAGAAGATACCATCTCTGCTACTCGTATAGGGCAAATAGTAGCTGCTGAAATGAGTCTCGAGCCGAAATTTGAGTATACAGGCGGTTCTCAGGGCTGGAAAGGTGATGTACCTAAAATGATGCTTTCCATAGAGAAACTAAAAGAATTAGGATGGAATCCCGAAATGGGTAGCGAGGCATATGTGAAGGAGACTGTTAACTCCCTTCTTCTAGAGATAGAATAG
- a CDS encoding (5-formylfuran-3-yl)methyl phosphate synthase, with amino-acid sequence MKLLVSPINKEEAIVAYNGGADIIDVKNPKEGSLGANFPWVIKSVKEAIGSKKPISATIGDFNYKPGTASLAALGAAVAGAQYVKVGLYDVQTEDQALEMLTNINKAVKDFDPSRKVVASGYSDYKRINSISPHLLPAIGKKAGVDVVMVDTGIKDGRSTFEFMTEEELTQFTGSIRELGLESALAGTLKFEDLPTLKRIQPDIIGIRGMVCGGDRTAGIQQGLVEKLKKLI; translated from the coding sequence ATGAAATTGCTGGTCAGCCCAATAAACAAAGAAGAGGCAATCGTTGCATATAATGGTGGTGCTGACATAATTGATGTCAAGAACCCAAAAGAAGGCTCTCTTGGAGCAAACTTCCCCTGGGTCATCAAATCAGTGAAAGAAGCCATTGGTTCTAAAAAACCTATAAGTGCAACGATTGGTGATTTCAATTACAAACCCGGGACTGCATCTCTGGCAGCTCTGGGTGCTGCTGTTGCAGGTGCTCAATATGTAAAAGTTGGTCTTTATGATGTACAGACCGAAGATCAGGCGCTGGAAATGCTAACTAATATCAACAAAGCCGTCAAGGATTTTGATCCTTCCAGAAAGGTTGTTGCATCCGGCTATTCTGACTACAAGCGCATAAATTCTATTTCTCCGCACCTGCTTCCGGCAATCGGTAAGAAAGCAGGTGTAGATGTCGTGATGGTCGATACAGGTATCAAGGACGGACGTTCCACCTTTGAATTTATGACCGAAGAGGAGCTTACACAATTCACCGGCTCTATTCGTGAATTAGGATTAGAATCTGCTCTTGCGGGAACTCTCAAGTTTGAGGATCTGCCTACTCTAAAGCGCATTCAGCCCGACATTATAGGAATTCGCGGCATGGTCTGCGGCGGCGATCGTACTGCTGGTATCCAGCAGGGACTTGTAGAGAAACTGAAGAAGTTGATCTGA
- a CDS encoding HisA/HisF-related TIM barrel protein, with protein MFRIVFVLDLYNSTVVHAQGGNRKNYRPVHLASHICTTSEPIKLLEEVKPKEVYIADLNVLQAEGPHNTNFAMIKQISSRFTTMLDPGISSLKEAIEASSLADTIILGTETSSLQTIKEVSTLLPGKVNVSIDKKHGQILTSDPIMPREPTEIVRELNALDIQNIIILDMDRVGTSSGVDSQFLSNIVSISHHDVLLGGGVKDIQDIKKLESIGMKGALVATALHNSSIPLKMAQH; from the coding sequence ATGTTTCGTATCGTTTTCGTATTGGATTTATATAATTCGACTGTGGTGCATGCACAAGGTGGTAATAGAAAGAATTACCGTCCTGTACACCTGGCAAGCCACATCTGTACGACCTCAGAACCTATAAAGCTCCTAGAAGAAGTAAAACCAAAGGAAGTCTACATTGCAGATCTCAATGTCCTGCAGGCAGAAGGCCCTCATAACACCAATTTTGCGATGATAAAGCAAATCTCTTCACGGTTCACTACAATGCTGGACCCTGGCATCTCATCGCTTAAAGAGGCAATAGAGGCAAGTTCTCTTGCAGATACTATTATACTTGGAACAGAAACCTCGTCCTTGCAGACCATTAAAGAAGTTTCTACTCTTCTACCAGGTAAAGTGAATGTAAGTATTGACAAAAAGCACGGACAGATACTTACATCTGATCCTATCATGCCTCGTGAACCTACTGAAATCGTGCGTGAGCTCAATGCTCTGGATATACAAAATATCATCATTCTTGACATGGACAGAGTAGGTACATCCAGTGGTGTGGATTCACAATTCTTAAGTAACATTGTTTCCATCTCCCATCACGACGTGCTTCTTGGAGGCGGTGTAAAAGATATCCAGGATATCAAAAAGCTTGAAAGCATAGGAATGAAAGGGGCCCTTGTGGCAACTGCGTTGCACAATAGTTCGATACCGCTTAAAATGGCACAACATTGA
- the tmk gene encoding dTMP kinase gives MRGKLITLEGIDGSGKSTICRLLQDEKRFPRCVFTREPTTSWLGDAVNRALRSDTDHVAELMLFLADHADHVSRLVRPSLESGSNVISDRYSASRCAYQGSTLSDLFEDPLEWVRTLHKGWTIDPDLIVLFDIDPAIAVKRCGHRGEQSKFEKIEFLKTVRSNYLRLAAEDPGRFVIINSDRPLNEVKEEVFRIIAHALESRD, from the coding sequence ATGAGAGGCAAACTAATTACTTTGGAGGGTATCGATGGCTCTGGCAAGTCTACAATATGCCGGTTACTGCAGGATGAAAAAAGGTTTCCACGGTGTGTCTTTACCCGGGAGCCTACCACAAGCTGGCTTGGAGATGCTGTAAATCGCGCCCTGCGCAGCGATACAGACCATGTAGCCGAACTTATGCTATTTCTGGCAGACCATGCTGACCATGTTTCCAGGCTTGTTCGTCCTTCCCTTGAAAGTGGGTCTAATGTTATATCAGATCGTTATTCTGCAAGCAGATGTGCCTATCAGGGCTCTACACTTTCGGATTTGTTCGAAGATCCACTAGAATGGGTCCGAACACTACACAAAGGCTGGACTATTGATCCGGACCTTATAGTCCTTTTTGACATTGATCCGGCTATAGCTGTAAAACGCTGCGGGCATCGCGGAGAGCAATCGAAGTTCGAGAAGATCGAATTCCTGAAAACAGTGCGCAGCAATTATCTACGCCTTGCGGCAGAAGATCCCGGAAGGTTTGTAATTATCAATTCTGACAGGCCTTTAAATGAAGTGAAAGAAGAAGTTTTCAGGATTATTGCTCATGCATTAGAAAGCCGGGATTAA
- a CDS encoding DUF166 domain-containing protein: MTNIGVITRGKYGKRLISTLLMHTDLKVFSAEVPEHLPEFIDEPEEFLEQMAMDRTVFNADIVVTYSLHPDLTPQIAHMAGKAGVGALIVPGGASKAPVKELEQISKEYGMYIEVDDICCNLSSNPAISKFTDRLSSPLLEITIHEGKVEQVNIIRGAPCGSTWHMAEGLKGVSLKDAPAKAGLLIQQYPCRAVRGNKGGIHESAKLHKDAVSKAIEQAILKKEH, translated from the coding sequence ATGACGAATATAGGTGTTATCACAAGGGGTAAATATGGAAAAAGGCTCATCAGCACTCTGCTAATGCATACTGATCTGAAAGTTTTTAGTGCGGAAGTGCCGGAACATCTCCCTGAATTCATAGATGAACCGGAAGAGTTCCTTGAACAAATGGCAATGGATAGAACGGTATTCAATGCCGATATAGTCGTAACATACTCTCTGCATCCGGACCTGACACCACAGATAGCTCACATGGCTGGTAAAGCAGGTGTAGGGGCACTCATAGTTCCAGGAGGTGCATCAAAAGCTCCCGTAAAGGAACTCGAACAGATATCCAAAGAATATGGCATGTACATCGAAGTGGATGATATCTGCTGCAACCTCAGTTCAAATCCTGCTATCAGCAAATTTACCGATAGATTATCGAGCCCCCTGCTAGAGATCACTATTCATGAAGGCAAAGTGGAACAGGTAAATATAATAAGAGGAGCACCTTGCGGCAGCACCTGGCACATGGCAGAAGGCCTAAAAGGCGTATCTCTTAAGGATGCACCCGCAAAGGCAGGGCTTCTTATACAGCAGTATCCATGCCGGGCCGTGCGGGGCAACAAAGGCGGCATCCATGAATCTGCAAAACTGCATAAGGATGCCGTTTCAAAGGCTATTGAACAGGCTATCCTAAAAAAGGAACATTAG
- the polX gene encoding DNA polymerase/3'-5' exonuclease PolX, whose translation MDNAEIAKRLFEMAEMLQFKGENIFKIKAYQKAARHIEELEEDINVLRKKDELGSIPGVGDAIEDKIKEMLDTGTFKAFEAIRHTIPEEIDEITAVQGIGPKTAHILYTRLGVKDLEGLLKAAEEHRIRRIPGMGLKTEENILIAAKRQVAEGNMGRFPLGTALSVAEEISKKLVDGTLIREVQIAGSIRRWKDTVGDIDLIARSDEPEKAIEVFTLMDKVQEVLEKGNTKGSIIYKDNIQVDLRIVKDDAFGSLLQYFTGSKEHNVKLRKIALSKGLHLSEYGLIDAVTGKQIPFSTEHEQYGRLGLQFIPPELREDRGEIEAAMEKKIPRLIEVSDIKGDLHVHSNWSDGQDTIEELALAAKALGYEYLNISDHSGYSKIANGLSEKRLLDHIKEIERLNESIEGIRIFSGTECDILPDGTLDYSDELLEQLDIVVVAVHGSVEQDSKTMTQRIVAALENENVHVLAHPTGRKFGKRLPFMMDMEKIMDTALEHGKVLEINSAPQRLDLNDSNAIMARKRGIKMAINTDTHLSDQFYNIRYGVGTARRAWLKSDDVINTLHLKDICKLLGIS comes from the coding sequence ATGGATAATGCTGAAATAGCAAAACGCCTCTTTGAAATGGCAGAGATGCTGCAATTCAAAGGAGAGAACATTTTCAAGATTAAAGCCTATCAGAAAGCTGCAAGACATATAGAGGAACTGGAAGAGGATATAAATGTCTTGCGCAAAAAGGATGAGCTTGGAAGCATTCCCGGAGTAGGAGACGCAATAGAAGATAAGATCAAGGAAATGCTTGATACCGGCACATTCAAGGCTTTCGAAGCTATAAGGCACACCATACCGGAAGAAATAGACGAGATAACTGCTGTACAGGGAATTGGCCCTAAAACTGCACATATTTTATACACCCGATTAGGTGTTAAAGATCTGGAGGGATTGCTCAAGGCTGCAGAGGAACATCGCATAAGGAGAATACCTGGAATGGGTTTGAAAACAGAGGAGAATATTCTCATTGCAGCAAAGCGCCAGGTTGCAGAAGGTAACATGGGAAGGTTTCCGCTGGGTACAGCATTGTCTGTAGCTGAGGAAATATCTAAAAAACTTGTAGATGGAACATTGATCAGGGAAGTCCAGATCGCTGGCAGTATAAGGAGATGGAAAGATACTGTAGGTGATATTGACCTGATAGCACGCTCGGATGAACCCGAAAAAGCCATAGAGGTTTTTACACTTATGGATAAGGTGCAGGAGGTCTTGGAGAAGGGAAACACTAAGGGTTCCATCATCTATAAAGACAACATCCAGGTAGACCTGAGAATCGTAAAAGATGATGCTTTCGGTTCACTGCTTCAGTATTTCACAGGTTCTAAGGAACATAATGTAAAATTGCGTAAGATCGCCCTCTCAAAGGGCTTGCATCTTAGTGAATATGGGTTAATAGATGCTGTCACCGGAAAGCAAATACCTTTCTCCACGGAACATGAACAATATGGGAGGCTCGGACTTCAGTTCATTCCACCTGAACTACGTGAGGACAGGGGTGAAATAGAAGCAGCAATGGAAAAGAAGATCCCTAGACTTATAGAGGTTAGTGATATAAAAGGTGATCTTCATGTGCATTCCAACTGGAGCGACGGTCAGGATACAATAGAGGAGCTGGCTCTTGCAGCAAAGGCTCTTGGATATGAATATCTAAATATTTCTGACCACTCTGGGTATTCTAAGATCGCAAACGGACTTTCTGAAAAAAGGTTGCTTGACCATATCAAGGAAATAGAGAGACTTAATGAAAGCATCGAAGGCATACGTATATTTTCAGGTACCGAATGCGATATACTTCCCGATGGAACACTAGACTACAGTGATGAATTGCTGGAGCAGCTTGACATAGTTGTAGTGGCTGTGCATGGTTCAGTTGAGCAGGATAGTAAGACCATGACACAGAGGATCGTAGCTGCATTGGAGAACGAAAATGTACATGTCCTTGCACATCCCACAGGCAGAAAATTCGGAAAGAGACTGCCCTTTATGATGGACATGGAAAAGATCATGGACACTGCACTGGAGCATGGGAAAGTACTGGAAATAAATTCAGCTCCCCAGAGGCTTGATCTTAATGATAGTAATGCAATTATGGCTAGGAAGAGGGGGATAAAAATGGCCATTAATACTGATACTCATTTGTCGGATCAGTTCTATAACATAAGATACGGAGTTGGTACTGCAAGAAGGGCCTGGCTAAAATCTGATGATGTCATAAATACGTTGCATTTGAAGGATATATGCAAGCTCTTAGGCATCTCTTAG
- a CDS encoding methanogenesis marker 14 protein → MGHKPRIVESPSVRLIDLKSGSNAYFIVASVEVGNTTTKCILTATNMEDGKTRLITKTVKMTRDVRAPKNGEEIFGRTLSGVELTRQSIAELVRNTLLKAVEKANLDIKTDIHFVVRSTGVVAGFDAPEEVGEFIKALAEGCLMAGVPPNRMTPPMSILNIQEKIRKYSKLEKVVFDGAVASVTPPKGATGVEIVANEMEGELATAGIKEGAKWVDVDFRNPCISMDFGTTLDGRIIGQELPYARTIGNFCGYAGAIPDALIKGTGKVDPQKGTALEIFQDIEKDDVASPELRKNSSAEFKLLPGISFGKFSTMFKGKQILEYSQNIHQYIRIEKVPQGFKRYGSVPVNPKAAEEMGVVLIGCDVGINGSDMDKLTKIGAEIYKKHGLNFLFSVIDDVMARVIQRLIKVTQEQGLLFENTAIGITGRAGITGNKPKLVLKYLEELGINHNIDSRVVFVDDGLARGSAVMARCMNSLGTTFNPLGGKSGGKCILAQRIKLQSGK, encoded by the coding sequence ATGGGTCATAAACCAAGAATAGTTGAGAGTCCTTCAGTAAGGTTGATCGATCTGAAGTCCGGTTCTAATGCATATTTTATTGTAGCTTCAGTGGAAGTGGGCAATACTACTACCAAATGTATCCTTACAGCCACTAATATGGAAGATGGAAAAACACGCCTTATAACCAAAACTGTCAAAATGACTCGTGATGTGCGGGCACCTAAAAATGGAGAGGAAATATTTGGCAGAACTCTCAGTGGTGTAGAGTTAACCAGACAGTCCATAGCCGAACTTGTAAGGAACACACTCCTTAAAGCAGTAGAAAAGGCAAATCTGGACATAAAAACTGACATCCATTTTGTAGTACGTTCAACAGGTGTTGTTGCAGGTTTTGATGCTCCCGAAGAAGTGGGTGAATTCATTAAAGCACTGGCTGAAGGTTGCCTTATGGCAGGTGTACCTCCAAACCGTATGACTCCGCCAATGTCTATATTAAATATTCAGGAAAAGATTCGCAAATACTCCAAATTAGAAAAGGTTGTATTTGATGGAGCAGTCGCGAGTGTCACGCCACCAAAAGGTGCTACTGGTGTGGAGATCGTAGCCAATGAAATGGAAGGAGAACTCGCAACAGCAGGTATCAAAGAGGGAGCAAAGTGGGTGGACGTGGATTTCCGTAACCCATGTATTTCTATGGACTTTGGTACTACATTAGATGGGAGGATCATAGGACAGGAATTGCCTTATGCAAGGACTATTGGTAACTTCTGCGGCTATGCAGGTGCTATTCCAGATGCACTTATCAAAGGTACAGGAAAAGTAGACCCACAAAAAGGCACAGCTCTTGAAATTTTTCAGGATATTGAAAAGGATGATGTTGCAAGCCCGGAGCTGCGTAAAAATTCATCAGCTGAGTTCAAGTTGCTTCCGGGTATTTCTTTTGGAAAGTTCTCTACTATGTTCAAAGGAAAACAGATATTAGAGTATTCGCAAAATATTCATCAATACATACGTATTGAAAAAGTACCCCAGGGTTTTAAAAGATACGGAAGCGTTCCTGTAAATCCTAAAGCAGCAGAGGAAATGGGTGTTGTGCTCATAGGCTGTGATGTCGGGATCAACGGTTCTGATATGGATAAGCTTACTAAAATTGGTGCGGAGATCTACAAGAAACATGGGCTTAACTTTCTCTTTTCTGTGATAGATGATGTAATGGCCAGGGTGATTCAAAGACTTATAAAAGTTACACAGGAACAAGGACTTTTGTTTGAGAACACTGCCATTGGAATCACTGGCCGCGCAGGAATTACTGGCAACAAGCCAAAGCTTGTATTGAAATATCTTGAAGAACTGGGAATCAACCATAATATAGATTCACGTGTTGTGTTTGTGGATGATGGTCTGGCAAGAGGGTCTGCTGTCATGGCGCGGTGCATGAATTCCCTTGGAACTACATTCAATCCGTTAGGTGGTAAAAGTGGTGGAAAATGCATTCTTGCCCAGCGCATCAAATTGCAATCTGGAAAATGA
- the trxA gene encoding thioredoxin, producing the protein MDDLEAIRKKRLQELRHSLEARQYPAEPMTVTDDSFNSFISQYPLVVIDCWAQWCGPCRILSPIIDQLASELQGKIVFGKLDTDQNPKISQNMGISSIPTLLFFQKGHLVDHVSGALPKQLLLEKLRPLINGQR; encoded by the coding sequence ATGGATGATCTGGAAGCTATCAGGAAAAAAAGACTTCAGGAACTCCGGCATTCCCTTGAAGCTCGTCAATATCCGGCAGAACCTATGACTGTCACAGATGACAGTTTCAATTCGTTCATATCTCAGTACCCCTTAGTAGTAATAGACTGTTGGGCTCAGTGGTGTGGCCCCTGCCGTATATTATCCCCAATTATCGATCAGCTCGCATCCGAACTGCAGGGAAAGATCGTGTTTGGTAAACTTGACACAGACCAGAATCCAAAAATTTCACAGAATATGGGAATATCAAGTATTCCTACTTTGTTGTTTTTCCAAAAAGGTCACTTAGTTGATCATGTTTCGGGAGCATTGCCAAAGCAGTTGCTTTTAGAAAAATTAAGACCATTGATCAATGGTCAAAGATAG
- a CDS encoding transposase: protein MKGNFHVPFLGEKERVIRQRRGEDSFYNGHKKRKGIKIHAWVSCEVFPLTIQIASGKEYDRQQFIEVMEDIKVKTDGRPRTRPLEVLADAAYDDVQIRQYLRSRAIKSNIPINKRNSKRRKRGRSTQFDEETYHYRGKGLCFFTFNLLCYSVQGVLLMQEFTLEEVARYTGKNGEKAYVVYKGKVYDITESGFWSEGEHMGMHEAGNDLTEALETEAPHESSALDAYPVIGTIKK from the coding sequence ATGAAGGGAAACTTTCACGTACCGTTCTTAGGCGAGAAAGAGAGAGTAATCCGACAAAGAAGGGGAGAAGATTCCTTTTACAACGGTCACAAAAAAAGGAAAGGTATAAAGATTCATGCATGGGTAAGTTGTGAAGTTTTTCCTCTTACAATTCAAATAGCTTCTGGAAAAGAGTACGACAGACAGCAGTTCATTGAAGTTATGGAAGATATTAAGGTCAAGACCGATGGAAGACCAAGGACAAGACCTCTTGAAGTTCTGGCAGATGCTGCGTATGATGACGTACAGATAAGGCAATATTTAAGGTCAAGAGCTATCAAAAGCAACATCCCGATCAATAAAAGGAACAGTAAAAGAAGGAAAAGAGGAAGATCTACTCAATTTGATGAGGAAACATATCATTACAGAGGGAAAGGTTTATGCTTTTTTACCTTCAATCTCCTTTGTTATTCGGTACAAGGGGTGTTATTAATGCAAGAGTTCACACTTGAAGAAGTTGCCAGGTATACTGGAAAGAACGGTGAAAAAGCTTATGTGGTTTACAAAGGCAAAGTATATGATATTACAGAGAGTGGTTTCTGGTCAGAAGGAGAGCACATGGGAATGCATGAAGCTGGAAATGATCTGACGGAGGCTCTTGAAACAGAAGCTCCGCATGAATCATCTGCCTTGGATGCATATCCTGTTATAGGCACAATAAAAAAATGA
- a CDS encoding ABC transporter ATP-binding protein — MLEIQDLTVEIGGRRILNGINLNVEDGFKNVLFGPNGAGKSALLMTLMGFSGYKVVKGKIIFKDEDITNMSVYERAQMGLGIMAQRPPNMTGVKLRSLLDVVSKNDRKYDELAETLDMVRFLDRDINVGFSGGEIKRSELLQLSVQNPDMVLLDEPESGVDLVSIEQLGITIKNLLGGHGKCAGERCKQGKSALIITHTGQVLDYVEADRGFILCNGRVMCSGNPHEMLEDIKSQGYEECVKCKMNYR, encoded by the coding sequence ATGCTGGAGATACAAGACCTTACCGTAGAAATTGGGGGCCGTCGAATCCTTAATGGTATAAACCTTAATGTTGAGGACGGCTTTAAAAATGTACTTTTTGGACCGAACGGTGCAGGTAAATCAGCTTTGCTGATGACCCTGATGGGATTCTCAGGTTATAAAGTAGTCAAAGGAAAAATCATTTTCAAAGATGAAGACATCACAAATATGTCTGTGTACGAACGTGCACAGATGGGGCTTGGGATAATGGCCCAGAGACCACCTAATATGACCGGGGTAAAACTGCGCAGCCTTTTAGACGTGGTATCTAAAAATGATAGAAAGTATGATGAGCTTGCTGAGACGCTGGACATGGTACGTTTCCTTGACAGGGACATAAATGTAGGTTTCTCAGGTGGGGAGATCAAAAGATCTGAGCTCTTGCAGTTGTCAGTACAGAATCCTGATATGGTGTTGCTTGATGAACCTGAATCTGGAGTAGACCTTGTGAGTATTGAGCAACTTGGTATCACTATCAAGAACCTTCTGGGTGGTCATGGTAAATGTGCAGGGGAAAGATGTAAACAAGGCAAATCAGCCCTTATCATCACTCATACCGGACAAGTGCTGGACTATGTGGAAGCAGATAGAGGGTTTATACTATGCAATGGCAGAGTGATGTGTTCCGGTAACCCGCACGAGATGCTGGAGGATATTAAGTCACAGGGGTATGAGGAGTGTGTCAAATGCAAGATGAATTATCGCTGA